DNA sequence from the Cyanobacteria bacterium FACHB-DQ100 genome:
AGCCTTCAGCCTAACACAGCTTTAAAGAGTTCAACGATCACGCGGGGCAACAGAGAAACCAGGACTTTATCGGTCTAGTGAGATCGCGACTTCAAGCACAACATTCAGAAATGCCTCTAAAGGTACAGAGCCAATCGGAACACTAGCTGTACTGTGAGAGATAGGAGTTCATTAAGAAGTGTAACAATGCAATCGAACAAAGCGACTAACTTACCTCCTGTTGCCACCGAATACAATGGTGTCGATCGCAATGCTTTTCTTTTCGGCTTCAATCCCCAAGCGGAACTCTGGAATGGACGTTTGGCGATGATTGGATTTGCTGCTTATCTATTGTGGGACTTAGCAGGCTTTAGTGTTCTGCGAAACGTTTTGTATTTGATCAAGTAAACTCGGCATTGTCAAATTAACGAAGCTTTGTTGCATGAATCCAAAAAGAGCAGGAATAGCCCTTGCGATCGCCAACTCTAAGCATTAGTTTGATAGCTATCAGACTTGGCAATCCGGATCATGCAATAGGGTTGGAGTAGTAACCGTAAGTTCTCTCTAGGCAATATAAGCACTCACCACTGTAGACAGACATCAACAGCAAAATGTCTACCTAAAGTGAAAGTGT
Encoded proteins:
- a CDS encoding high light inducible protein — encoded protein: MQSNKATNLPPVATEYNGVDRNAFLFGFNPQAELWNGRLAMIGFAAYLLWDLAGFSVLRNVLYLIK